One stretch of Candidatus Methylomirabilota bacterium DNA includes these proteins:
- the fabG gene encoding 3-oxoacyl-[acyl-carrier-protein] reductase, translating to MTDGKALAGRSAIVTGGTRGIGLAIARLLAEDGASVVVSGRDAARVGAAAKEIETLGGAALGVVADQSKREDCERLIEAAKDSFGRIDVLVNNAGITRDQLLVRMKDDDWDQVMDTNLRGVFLMTRAGAKVMMRQKSGHIINITSAAGAMGNAGQANYSAAKAGVIGLTKSAARELAHWNIQVNAVAPGLIETEMTAGIPDEARESLLRQVPLKRVGAAREVAEVVRFLAGDGAAYVTGQIIHVNGGLYM from the coding sequence GTGACCGACGGCAAGGCGCTGGCCGGACGCTCGGCCATCGTCACCGGCGGCACACGCGGAATCGGGCTCGCTATCGCCCGTTTGCTGGCGGAGGACGGCGCCTCCGTGGTAGTCTCTGGCCGCGACGCGGCCCGCGTCGGCGCCGCCGCCAAGGAAATCGAGACGTTGGGCGGCGCCGCGCTGGGAGTGGTGGCGGACCAGTCCAAGCGAGAGGACTGCGAGCGGCTGATCGAGGCCGCGAAGGACAGCTTCGGACGCATCGACGTGCTCGTCAACAATGCCGGCATCACGCGAGACCAGCTGCTCGTGCGGATGAAAGATGACGACTGGGACCAGGTGATGGACACCAACCTCCGCGGCGTGTTCCTGATGACGCGCGCAGGCGCCAAGGTCATGATGCGGCAGAAGAGCGGGCACATCATCAACATCACCTCGGCGGCCGGGGCCATGGGCAACGCGGGCCAGGCCAATTACTCCGCGGCCAAGGCAGGCGTCATCGGCCTCACGAAATCGGCGGCGCGCGAGCTCGCGCACTGGAACATTCAGGTCAATGCGGTGGCCCCGGGCTTGATCGAGACCGAGATGACGGCCGGGATACCTGACGAGGCCCGCGAGAGCCTGCTCCGGCAGGTGCCGCTCAAGCGGGTGGGGGCGGCGCGGGAGGTGGCGGAGGTGGTACGATTCCTGGCCGGTGACGGGGCCGCCTATGTCACGGGCCAGATCATCCACGTCAACGGGGGGCTGTACATGTAG
- the fabD gene encoding ACP S-malonyltransferase, translating into MKIAFLFPGQGSQAVGMGRALAESSAAAAAVWKKADEALGFPLSRLCFEGPAEALELTANTQPAVLAASVAAAAALHERGIRPDLASGHSLGEYSALVVTGALGFVDAVRLVRRRGEFMQEAVPVGTGAMAALLGLDLPAAEQACAEAAQGEVVSVANINSPGQIVIAGHKGAVERALKAAAGLGAKKSMLLPVSAPFHCALMSPAADRLAAELEPMAVQAPRVAVFRNVDAQATTSAGDIKPFLIRQVVSPVRWTECLEALAGAGATSWFEVGPGRVLTGLLKRTLDGARGHAVEDAESLEKAATALAGGAVA; encoded by the coding sequence GTGAAGATCGCCTTTCTGTTCCCCGGGCAGGGCTCGCAGGCGGTCGGCATGGGGCGGGCGCTCGCCGAGTCCTCGGCCGCGGCCGCGGCCGTGTGGAAGAAGGCCGACGAGGCGCTGGGCTTTCCGCTCTCGCGGCTCTGCTTCGAGGGGCCCGCGGAAGCGCTCGAGCTCACGGCCAACACTCAGCCGGCCGTCCTCGCGGCCAGCGTGGCCGCCGCCGCCGCCCTCCACGAGCGCGGCATCCGGCCCGATCTGGCCTCCGGCCACAGCCTGGGCGAGTACTCGGCTTTGGTGGTGACCGGAGCCCTCGGCTTCGTCGATGCCGTACGGCTCGTCCGCAGGCGTGGCGAGTTCATGCAGGAGGCCGTACCCGTCGGCACCGGCGCCATGGCGGCCCTCCTCGGCCTCGACCTGCCCGCGGCCGAGCAGGCCTGCGCCGAGGCCGCGCAGGGTGAGGTCGTGAGCGTGGCCAACATCAATTCGCCGGGGCAAATCGTCATCGCGGGCCACAAGGGAGCCGTGGAGCGAGCCCTCAAGGCCGCGGCCGGGCTCGGCGCCAAGAAGAGCATGCTCTTGCCGGTGAGCGCGCCTTTCCACTGCGCCCTCATGAGCCCGGCCGCCGATCGCCTCGCCGCCGAGCTCGAGCCGATGGCCGTGCAGGCGCCTCGGGTGGCGGTCTTTCGCAACGTGGACGCGCAGGCCACGACGAGCGCGGGGGACATCAAGCCGTTCTTGATCCGCCAGGTGGTCAGCCCGGTGAGGTGGACCGAGTGTCTCGAGGCCCTGGCCGGGGCCGGGGCTACCTCATGGTTCGAGGTTGGACCGGGGCGGGTGCTGACGGGGCTCCTCAAGCGCACCCTCGACGGGGCTCGCGGCCACGCCGTGGAGGACGCCGAGTCGCTCGAGAAGGCCGCGACGGCGCTCGCGGGCGGAGCGGTGGCGTGA
- a CDS encoding site-2 protease family protein, translating into MRFWPLRGRPVPPSPDSSAFAIAELGPQLHGVLEVEQVRAEGHALAFGGRLLQSPATAITSLQPRFRSFGYTPFLQASGGTTWVRALPFVEVEVPSRPRTNIILFVLTVLSTVVAGSGAFFDFNPFTEPLKLANGFPFAFTLLGILGTHEFGHYFTARHYGASVSLPYFIPAPPPFLFGTLGAIIRMRSPARDRNSLFDIAAAGPLAGLLVALPALWIGLGWSKVGAVPSGGAVVFGDSLVMRFMTWLVFGPIPPGHDVFVHPVALAGWVGLFVTALNLIPVGQLDGGRIAYALFGARHRQVSVATFLALLALGAVTGSGNWFVWAFLLFFVMGFQHQPPLDDLSPLSPGRYAVGVGCLILLFLLIPPVPIAIQ; encoded by the coding sequence ATGCGCTTCTGGCCCTTACGCGGGCGGCCGGTCCCGCCCTCCCCCGATTCCTCCGCCTTCGCCATCGCCGAGCTGGGCCCGCAGCTGCACGGCGTGCTCGAGGTGGAGCAGGTGAGGGCGGAGGGTCACGCCCTCGCCTTCGGGGGCCGCCTCCTCCAGTCGCCCGCGACGGCCATCACGAGCCTCCAGCCGCGCTTCCGTTCCTTCGGCTATACGCCATTCCTCCAGGCGAGCGGGGGCACGACATGGGTGCGGGCGCTGCCCTTCGTCGAGGTCGAGGTGCCCTCGCGGCCGCGCACGAACATCATCCTGTTCGTGCTCACGGTGCTTTCCACGGTGGTGGCGGGCTCGGGCGCCTTCTTCGACTTCAACCCCTTCACCGAGCCGCTGAAACTCGCGAACGGCTTTCCCTTCGCCTTCACGCTCCTCGGGATCCTCGGTACCCACGAGTTCGGCCACTACTTCACCGCGCGACACTACGGCGCGTCCGTGAGCCTCCCCTATTTCATCCCCGCGCCGCCCCCCTTTCTCTTCGGCACTCTGGGAGCCATCATCCGCATGCGCTCGCCCGCGCGCGACCGGAACTCGCTCTTCGACATCGCGGCCGCCGGCCCGCTCGCCGGCCTGCTCGTGGCCCTGCCCGCCCTGTGGATAGGTCTCGGCTGGTCCAAGGTCGGCGCGGTTCCCTCCGGGGGCGCCGTCGTCTTTGGCGACTCGCTCGTGATGCGATTCATGACGTGGCTCGTCTTCGGCCCCATTCCCCCGGGCCATGACGTCTTCGTCCACCCGGTGGCGCTGGCGGGGTGGGTAGGACTCTTCGTCACCGCCCTCAACCTCATCCCGGTCGGCCAGCTCGATGGCGGGAGGATCGCCTACGCGCTCTTCGGCGCGCGGCATCGGCAGGTCTCGGTCGCGACGTTTCTCGCGCTCCTAGCGCTCGGCGCGGTCACGGGGTCGGGCAACTGGTTCGTCTGGGCATTCCTGCTCTTCTTCGTCATGGGCTTTCAGCATCAGCCGCCCCTCGACGACCTCTCGCCGCTCTCGCCGGGTCGCTACGCCGTCGGCGTCGGCTGCCTCATCCTGCTCTTCCTGCTCATCCCGCCTGTTCCCATCGCGATACAGTAG
- the acpP gene encoding acyl carrier protein: MAKPVEERVKEIIVEQLGVEEDEVNPNAKFIEDLGADSLDTVELVMAFEEEFDLEIPDEDAEKITTVGDAISYIKENQ; this comes from the coding sequence ATGGCAAAGCCGGTCGAAGAGCGCGTCAAGGAAATCATCGTCGAGCAGCTCGGGGTCGAAGAGGACGAGGTCAATCCCAACGCCAAGTTCATCGAGGACCTGGGCGCCGACTCCCTGGACACCGTGGAGCTCGTGATGGCCTTCGAGGAGGAATTCGACCTCGAGATCCCCGACGAGGACGCCGAGAAGATCACGACGGTAGGCGATGCGATCAGCTACATCAAGGAGAACCAATAG
- a CDS encoding ribonuclease III domain-containing protein: MPAGSDALGALGARLGFPFRDVALLEQALTHRSYANEHPGTADNGALAFLGDAVLGLVVGEHLWRLDPGASEGTLTPKRAALISGSNLARWAADIELGTALRVGRGEGQTGGREKESVLATAFEAVLAVIYLEGGLEAARRTVAARALW, translated from the coding sequence GTGCCGGCCGGGTCCGACGCGCTCGGCGCCCTGGGCGCGCGCCTGGGCTTTCCCTTCAGGGACGTTGCGCTTCTCGAGCAGGCTCTGACCCACCGCTCCTACGCCAACGAGCACCCCGGCACCGCGGACAATGGCGCGCTGGCCTTTCTCGGCGACGCCGTGCTCGGGCTGGTGGTCGGGGAGCATCTCTGGCGTCTCGATCCCGGCGCGTCCGAGGGCACCCTGACCCCGAAGCGCGCGGCCCTGATCTCGGGATCGAATCTCGCGCGCTGGGCCGCCGATATCGAGCTCGGGACCGCTTTGCGCGTGGGCCGGGGCGAGGGGCAGACGGGCGGGCGCGAGAAGGAGTCGGTGCTGGCCACGGCCTTCGAGGCCGTGCTGGCCGTCATCTACCTCGAGGGCGGGCTCGAGGCGGCCCGCCGGACGGTGGCCGCGCGGGCCCTGTGGTAA
- a CDS encoding beta-ketoacyl-ACP synthase III, producing the protein MTRARIIGVGAYAPKRILTNEELERMVETSDEWIVQRTGIRERRIADESEATSDLALKAAQQALERAGVEPVEIDLIVVGTTTGDMAFPTTANIVQHQLGCRNAGSMDLYAACSGSIYSLSVGAQYIESGKYRTVLCIGAECLSRIVDYTDRGTCILLADAAGAAVLRASDGEAGILDTDLYSDGRYGDLLIQPAGGSRYPATHETVDKGMHFCRMKGNEVFKVAVRMFGDCAERILSRNGITADDLALFIPHQANLRIIEAAVKRLKVPMDRVLVNVDRYGNTGAASVYVALEEALALGRIKPGDLVLMAAFGGGFTWGAALLRW; encoded by the coding sequence ATGACCCGGGCGCGGATCATCGGCGTCGGCGCGTATGCTCCGAAGCGCATCCTGACCAATGAGGAGCTCGAGCGGATGGTCGAGACGTCGGACGAGTGGATCGTCCAGCGCACGGGCATCCGCGAGCGCCGCATCGCCGACGAGAGCGAGGCGACCTCCGACCTCGCCCTCAAGGCCGCCCAGCAGGCCCTCGAGCGCGCGGGCGTGGAGCCGGTCGAGATCGATCTCATCGTGGTCGGCACCACCACGGGCGACATGGCCTTTCCCACCACTGCCAACATCGTTCAGCACCAGCTCGGCTGCCGCAACGCGGGCTCCATGGACCTCTATGCCGCCTGCTCCGGGTCGATCTACAGCCTCTCCGTGGGCGCGCAGTACATCGAGAGCGGGAAGTACCGCACCGTGCTCTGCATCGGGGCGGAGTGTCTCTCGCGCATCGTGGACTACACGGATCGCGGCACGTGCATCCTGCTCGCCGACGCCGCGGGGGCGGCGGTGCTGCGCGCCTCCGACGGGGAGGCGGGCATCCTCGACACCGACCTCTACTCCGACGGCCGCTACGGCGACCTCCTCATCCAGCCCGCGGGCGGCTCTCGCTACCCCGCCACCCACGAAACCGTGGACAAGGGGATGCACTTTTGCCGGATGAAGGGGAACGAGGTCTTCAAGGTGGCCGTGCGGATGTTCGGCGACTGCGCCGAGCGCATCCTGTCGCGCAACGGCATCACGGCCGACGACCTCGCCCTCTTCATCCCCCACCAGGCCAACCTGCGCATCATCGAGGCCGCGGTGAAGCGGCTCAAGGTGCCCATGGATCGGGTGCTCGTCAACGTGGACCGCTACGGCAATACCGGCGCGGCGTCGGTCTACGTGGCGCTCGAAGAAGCCCTGGCCCTCGGGCGGATCAAGCCGGGCGACCTGGTCTTGATGGCGGCCTTCGGGGGCGGCTTCACCTGGGGCGCCGCGCTGCTGCGCTGGTAG
- the fabF gene encoding beta-ketoacyl-ACP synthase II produces MGMDKRRVVITGAGAVTPVGNTAEEFWAALLEGRSGIGAITRFDTAGYATRIAGEVKGFDALKYIDKKDDRKFDLFLKYAVACAVMAVEDAGLETDRVDASRFGVLVGSGIGGIETLLDNYETLRTKGPDRVSPFFVPMIIINMASGVISMRFGAKGPNSSVVTACATGNHAIGEAMRIIERGDADVMIAGGSEAIIIPLTIAGFCQMKAMSTRNDEPTKASRPFDAERDGFVCGEGGGLIVLESLEHARARDARIYAEVVGYGMTSDAHHMTAPDPEGDGAARAMSAALRDGGLEPSAVGYINAHGTSTPYNDKFETLAIKRVFGEHAKKVPVSSTKSMTGHLLGAAGGIEAIATAFALHHGVLPPTMNYEKPDPECDLDYIPNQARKQEVEVALTNAFGFGGTNATLALRKFHP; encoded by the coding sequence ATGGGCATGGACAAGCGCCGCGTGGTCATCACCGGAGCGGGGGCGGTCACGCCCGTGGGGAACACGGCCGAGGAGTTCTGGGCCGCGCTCCTGGAAGGCCGCTCCGGCATCGGCGCCATCACCCGCTTCGACACCGCGGGCTATGCCACGCGCATTGCCGGCGAGGTCAAAGGCTTCGACGCCCTGAAGTACATCGACAAGAAGGACGATCGCAAGTTCGACCTCTTCCTCAAGTACGCGGTGGCCTGCGCGGTGATGGCGGTGGAGGACGCGGGGCTCGAGACGGACCGGGTCGATGCCTCCCGGTTCGGGGTGCTCGTCGGATCGGGCATCGGGGGCATCGAGACACTGCTCGACAACTACGAGACGCTCCGGACCAAGGGGCCCGACCGCGTGTCGCCCTTCTTCGTGCCCATGATCATCATCAACATGGCCTCGGGCGTGATCTCCATGCGGTTCGGCGCCAAGGGACCGAACTCGTCCGTGGTGACGGCCTGCGCCACCGGTAACCATGCCATCGGCGAGGCCATGCGCATCATCGAGCGAGGGGACGCCGACGTGATGATCGCCGGCGGCTCGGAGGCCATCATCATCCCGTTGACCATCGCGGGCTTCTGCCAGATGAAGGCCATGTCCACCCGCAACGACGAGCCGACCAAGGCCTCCCGGCCCTTCGATGCCGAGCGGGACGGCTTCGTGTGCGGAGAGGGCGGCGGGCTCATCGTGCTGGAGTCCCTCGAGCATGCGCGCGCGCGGGACGCCCGCATCTACGCCGAGGTGGTGGGCTACGGCATGACGAGCGATGCCCACCACATGACGGCCCCCGATCCCGAGGGCGATGGCGCCGCGCGGGCCATGTCGGCCGCCCTCCGCGACGGCGGGCTTGAGCCCTCGGCCGTCGGCTACATCAACGCGCACGGGACCTCGACGCCCTACAACGACAAGTTCGAGACCCTCGCCATCAAGCGCGTGTTCGGCGAGCACGCGAAGAAGGTGCCGGTCTCGTCGACCAAGTCGATGACGGGACACCTGCTGGGGGCAGCCGGGGGCATCGAGGCCATCGCCACCGCCTTCGCCCTCCACCACGGCGTGCTCCCCCCGACCATGAACTACGAGAAGCCCGATCCGGAGTGCGATCTCGACTACATCCCGAATCAGGCGCGCAAGCAGGAGGTCGAGGTGGCCCTCACCAACGCCTTCGGATTCGGCGGAACGAACGCGACGCTGGCTCTGAGGAAGTTCCACCCGTAG